The sequence CGGCGTATAATTCACGGTTTTTGGTGCTGCCGGTTTCTTTTTGAATAGTTGACTGTCCAATGGAAGATATTAAAAATGACGATTGAAGAGATATATCCCACGGCCGACCTTGTGGACTTCGTTGACAAATTTTCAAAGGCGAAGGTCCTTGTCGTCGGCGACGTTATGGTGGATGAGTTCATCTGGGGAAAGGTCGAGCGGATCTCCCCGGAGGCGCCGGTGCCGGTTCTGGAGGTTCAGAGAGAGACGCGGGTTCTGGGAGGTGCGGCAAACGTCGTGAACAACATCCGCGCATTGGGGGGGAGGGTCTTTGTTACCGGCGTCGTCGGAAACGACGATATGGCAAGACTCTTGACGGACGAGCTTAAAAGAATCGGGGTGGAGACCAAAGGAATTGTAAAAGACAAGGGGAGGCCCACAACGATAAAGACCAGGGTCATCGCCCATCACCAGCAGGTGGTCAGGTTTGACAGGGAGAACAAGGCCCCCGTTCCGGAAGGTGTAACCGACGCAATTTTAAAATATACGCGCTCTCTCGCCGGCGAGATCGACGCAATTGTGGTGGCGGACTACGGCAAGGGGGTGATCGAGGCCGGGCTGGTCGGGGAGCTGGTGGAGATCTCGGAAAAAAACAACCTGATCCTCTCCGTCGACCCTAAGGTTGAAAACTTCCCCTTTTACAGGAACGTTACCGTTGTCACCCCCAACCACTATGAGGCGGAAAGCTCCGTCGGAAAAAAGATAGTCGACGAGGACTCGCTCCTTAAGACGGGACAGGCCATTCTGGAGATATTGAACTGCAAGAACGTCCTAATAACGAGGGGCGAGGACGGGATGACCCTCTTCGAGGAGGGTGGCGACGTTGTCAACATCCCCACCGTTGCAAGGGAGGTCTTTGACGTCACAGGCGCTGGCGATACCGTTATATCCGCCCTTACCCTTGCCGTTGCCTCCGGGGCTACGATGCGGGACGCCGCATTCATCTCGAACTACGCTGCGGGGGTCGTGGTCGGGGAGGTCGGAACGGCCGTGGTTTCCGGCGCGAAGCTCAAGGACGTGATCCTTTCGGCGGTGAACGGCAAGGACGGGCTGGAAGGGATCGGGGCGACGAGGAGAAAAGGGGTCAGGCGGGGTAAGTAATCGAGCTGTTTTCTTCCCCCTTGTTTGGCGGGATTAAGGCATGGCGGCATCGCAAAAATTCTTTTTGTTCTACTATTCAAATACTCATTGAGCTGTAAATTTTGATTTGGGCGGGTTTCAGACCCGCCCATTAAATATTGCAATTAGGTATTGTGAAAGTTTAAAGGCGTCAAAGTCATTGAACGGTGGAAGGGAATCTAAATGAAATACGTTGACATCTACTTCACATGCACGGCAACGTAATAATTG is a genomic window of Candidatus Zymogenus saltonus containing:
- the rfaE1 gene encoding D-glycero-beta-D-manno-heptose-7-phosphate kinase, whose protein sequence is MTIEEIYPTADLVDFVDKFSKAKVLVVGDVMVDEFIWGKVERISPEAPVPVLEVQRETRVLGGAANVVNNIRALGGRVFVTGVVGNDDMARLLTDELKRIGVETKGIVKDKGRPTTIKTRVIAHHQQVVRFDRENKAPVPEGVTDAILKYTRSLAGEIDAIVVADYGKGVIEAGLVGELVEISEKNNLILSVDPKVENFPFYRNVTVVTPNHYEAESSVGKKIVDEDSLLKTGQAILEILNCKNVLITRGEDGMTLFEEGGDVVNIPTVAREVFDVTGAGDTVISALTLAVASGATMRDAAFISNYAAGVVVGEVGTAVVSGAKLKDVILSAVNGKDGLEGIGATRRKGVRRGK